From one Streptomyces sp. CA-210063 genomic stretch:
- a CDS encoding transcriptional regulator translates to MKADFAELLRELKERSGLSYGVLAKRLHMSTSTLHRYCNGDAVPTDYAPVERLARLCRATPEELVELHRTWVLADAARARKGGDSVGSEEGPGHEESPAPEEIPGPEVVEGEELSGGPGGPPRARRRTRVALVAGLSVAAVLGAVTLALSLPSGGAEDGAGRPAGAASVGDDGGERADEGSASPSSASPSVSASKQGKGGKQGEKGDGKGAGASATTPTSPGGGGQASAAAVPLSVKVEPYTWESPCSQRYLVDRPPAEVAPPPLEQDADAWVRSVGAVSSGKQFLTLTVQGTGEETVVVKSLKVRMADKQSPLAWNDYAMGYPGVGCGAGVPTRSFTIALDAARPAVQPKAGSKDFPYSVSESDPEVYYITADASAYYVSWYLELEWSSGSRSGTLTVNDNGLPFRTSGNNGRPAYEYPLGGPKWVLEGTTLEDQG, encoded by the coding sequence GTGAAGGCTGACTTTGCCGAGCTGTTGCGGGAGTTGAAGGAGCGCTCCGGACTCAGTTACGGAGTGCTCGCCAAGCGGCTCCACATGAGTACGTCGACACTTCACCGGTACTGCAACGGGGACGCCGTACCGACGGACTACGCGCCCGTCGAGCGGCTGGCCCGGCTGTGCAGGGCGACGCCGGAAGAACTGGTCGAGCTGCACCGGACGTGGGTCCTGGCGGATGCGGCTCGGGCCCGCAAAGGGGGTGACTCCGTAGGTTCGGAGGAGGGTCCCGGTCACGAGGAGAGCCCTGCCCCGGAAGAGATACCTGGCCCGGAGGTCGTGGAGGGCGAAGAGCTTTCCGGTGGTCCGGGAGGCCCGCCGCGTGCTCGGCGGCGTACTCGGGTCGCGCTTGTCGCCGGGCTGTCCGTGGCCGCCGTGCTCGGTGCGGTGACGCTGGCCCTGAGTCTGCCGTCCGGTGGGGCGGAGGACGGGGCCGGGCGGCCGGCCGGGGCGGCGTCCGTCGGGGACGACGGTGGGGAGCGGGCGGACGAGGGCTCGGCGTCGCCGTCCAGTGCCTCGCCCTCCGTTTCCGCGAGCAAGCAGGGCAAGGGCGGCAAGCAGGGCGAGAAGGGTGACGGCAAGGGGGCAGGTGCCTCGGCCACCACCCCGACCAGCCCCGGTGGGGGCGGCCAGGCCTCGGCCGCCGCCGTGCCCTTGTCCGTGAAGGTGGAGCCGTACACCTGGGAGAGCCCCTGCTCGCAGCGGTATCTGGTCGACCGGCCACCGGCGGAGGTGGCGCCGCCGCCGCTGGAGCAGGACGCGGACGCCTGGGTGAGGTCGGTCGGAGCCGTCTCGTCGGGAAAGCAGTTTCTGACGCTCACCGTGCAGGGGACCGGTGAGGAGACCGTGGTCGTCAAGAGCCTCAAGGTCCGGATGGCCGACAAGCAGTCGCCCCTCGCCTGGAACGACTACGCCATGGGCTACCCGGGCGTCGGCTGCGGGGCCGGTGTCCCGACCCGGTCCTTCACGATCGCCCTCGACGCCGCGCGCCCCGCCGTCCAGCCCAAGGCGGGCAGCAAGGACTTCCCGTACTCCGTCAGCGAGTCCGACCCGGAGGTCTACTACATCACGGCCGACGCCTCGGCGTACTACGTCAGTTGGTACCTGGAGCTGGAGTGGTCCAGCGGCTCCCGCAGCGGCACGCTGACCGTGAACGACAACGGCCTGCCGTTCCGTACGAGCGGCAACAACGGGCGTCCGGCGTACGAGTATCCGCTGGGTGGGCCGAAGTGGGTCTTGGAGGGGACGACGCTGGAAGACCAGGGGTGA
- the hemB gene encoding porphobilinogen synthase, whose protein sequence is MSKYGSFPGTRPRRLRTTPVLRRMVAETRLHPADFILPAFVREGVSEPVPIAAMPGVVQHTRDSLKKAAVEAVEAGVSGIMLFGVPEDDKKDAVGTPGTDPDGILQVAIRDVRAEVGDELLVMSDLCLDETTDHGHCGVLDDQGRVDNDATLERYAEMAQVQADAGAHVVGPSGMMDGQIGVVRDALDQIGREDVVILAYTAKYASAFYGPFREAVGSSLKGDRKTYQQDPGNVRESLRELALDLEEGADLVMVKPAGPYLDVLARVADAVDVPVVAYQISGEYSMVEAAAEKGWIDRDRAILETLTGIKRAGAQNILTYWAVEAARMLR, encoded by the coding sequence ATGTCGAAGTACGGATCGTTTCCCGGTACGCGGCCCCGCCGGCTTCGTACGACGCCTGTTCTGCGCCGGATGGTGGCCGAGACGCGGCTGCATCCCGCCGACTTCATCCTGCCCGCGTTCGTGCGGGAGGGTGTGAGTGAGCCGGTGCCGATCGCGGCGATGCCGGGGGTCGTGCAGCACACGCGGGACAGTCTGAAGAAGGCTGCCGTGGAGGCCGTCGAGGCCGGGGTGTCCGGGATCATGCTGTTCGGGGTGCCGGAGGACGACAAGAAGGACGCGGTCGGGACGCCGGGGACCGATCCGGACGGGATCCTGCAGGTCGCCATCCGCGATGTGCGGGCCGAGGTCGGGGACGAGCTGCTCGTGATGTCCGATCTGTGTCTCGATGAGACCACCGATCACGGGCACTGTGGAGTGCTTGATGATCAGGGGCGCGTCGACAATGACGCCACCCTTGAGCGGTACGCCGAGATGGCCCAGGTCCAGGCCGACGCCGGTGCGCATGTCGTCGGGCCCAGCGGGATGATGGACGGGCAGATCGGGGTCGTCCGGGATGCTCTTGATCAGATCGGGCGCGAGGACGTCGTCATCCTGGCCTACACGGCCAAGTACGCGTCCGCGTTCTACGGGCCCTTCCGTGAGGCCGTCGGTTCGTCGCTGAAGGGCGATCGGAAGACCTATCAGCAGGATCCGGGGAATGTCCGGGAGTCCCTGCGGGAGCTCGCCCTCGATCTGGAAGAGGGCGCCGACCTGGTGATGGTCAAGCCGGCCGGGCCCTACCTGGATGTCCTGGCGCGGGTCGCGGACGCCGTGGATGTGCCGGTGGTCGCGTACCAGATCTCCGGGGAGTACTCGATGGTCGAGGCCGCCGCCGAGAAGGGGTGGATCGACCGGGACCGGGCGATCCTGGAGACGCTGACGGGGATCAAGCGGGCGGGGGCGCAGAACATCCTCACGTACTGGGCCGTCGAGGCGGCTCGGATGCTGCGCTGA
- the hemC gene encoding hydroxymethylbilane synthase — MSEPQNRALRLGTRRSKLALAQSGQVADKVRRLTGRPVELVEITTYGDVSREQLAQIGGTGVFVTALREALLRGEVDFAVHSLKDLPTGQPDVLALAAVPVREDARDALVARDGLTFEQLPEGARVGTGSPRRMAQLNAYARSHGLTIETVPIRGNVDTRIGYVRKGELDAVVLAAAGLNRIGRIDEVTDFLSVDTVLPAPGQGALAIECTADNAELIAALAELDDPYTRGAVTAERSLLAALEAGCSAPVGAFADLLADGQIVKEMRLRGVVGTTDGSTLVQLSTTGPVPETYDQAMALGRELAAEMLAKGAAGLMGERAH; from the coding sequence ATGAGTGAGCCGCAAAACAGGGCCCTGAGGCTCGGGACGAGGCGAAGCAAACTCGCCCTGGCCCAGTCCGGGCAGGTGGCGGACAAGGTCCGCCGGCTGACCGGACGGCCCGTCGAACTCGTGGAGATCACGACGTACGGCGATGTCTCCCGCGAGCAGTTGGCGCAGATCGGCGGCACGGGCGTGTTCGTCACCGCGCTGCGCGAGGCGCTGCTGCGCGGCGAGGTCGACTTCGCCGTGCACTCCCTCAAGGACCTGCCCACCGGGCAGCCCGACGTCCTGGCGCTGGCCGCCGTGCCGGTGCGCGAGGACGCGCGGGACGCGCTGGTCGCCCGGGACGGACTGACCTTCGAGCAGCTCCCCGAGGGCGCGCGCGTCGGTACGGGTTCGCCGCGGCGGATGGCCCAGCTGAACGCGTACGCGCGCAGCCACGGGCTCACGATCGAGACGGTGCCGATCCGCGGGAACGTAGACACCCGGATCGGATACGTACGGAAGGGTGAGCTGGACGCCGTCGTTCTGGCCGCCGCCGGACTGAACCGGATCGGGCGGATAGATGAAGTGACCGATTTCCTTTCGGTCGACACCGTTTTGCCCGCCCCCGGCCAGGGGGCACTGGCGATCGAATGCACCGCGGACAACGCGGAGCTGATCGCCGCGCTCGCCGAGCTCGACGACCCGTACACACGGGGCGCCGTGACCGCCGAGCGGTCCCTGCTCGCCGCCCTGGAGGCCGGTTGCAGCGCACCTGTGGGTGCGTTCGCCGACCTGCTGGCCGACGGGCAGATTGTCAAGGAGATGCGCCTGCGCGGCGTCGTCGGCACGACCGACGGCTCGACGCTGGTGCAGCTGTCCACCACCGGTCCCGTGCCCGAGACGTACGACCAAGCAATGGCGCTCGGCCGTGAACTCGCCGCCGAGATGCTCGCTAAGGGCGCGGCCGGTCTGATGGGGGAGCGAGCACATTGA
- a CDS encoding SAM-dependent methyltransferase yields the protein MAGDALSQDPAELRKRFDTTKAHPARVYDVFLGGKDNYPVDREAAGAALAANPRGYLDVRHNRDFMRRAVTTLAEDEGIRQFLDIGTGLPTAENVHQIAQAILPDSRVVYVDNDPVVLAHARALLTSGPEGATDYIDADLTSPAQILEAAAKTLDFDQPIALCLVAILHFVEDDEAYPVVRELVDALPSGSRLVLSHLTEDLNPAKIRAVQETYTKRGFTFVLRSKDEVARFFEQSDLVVDEPGVVPAHHWRFGGGAPVPEAVEPHRWAGMDDIEKVRYRDINDVTDADINVYAAVGRKA from the coding sequence ATGGCCGGTGACGCGCTCAGCCAGGACCCCGCCGAGCTGCGGAAGAGGTTCGACACCACCAAGGCGCACCCGGCGCGGGTCTACGACGTCTTCCTCGGCGGCAAGGACAACTACCCCGTCGACCGGGAGGCGGCCGGCGCGGCCCTGGCGGCCAATCCGCGTGGCTACCTCGACGTCCGGCACAACCGGGACTTCATGCGCCGCGCGGTGACCACGCTCGCCGAGGACGAGGGCATCCGGCAGTTCCTCGACATCGGCACCGGGCTGCCGACCGCCGAGAACGTCCACCAGATCGCCCAGGCGATCCTGCCCGACTCCCGGGTCGTGTATGTCGACAACGATCCGGTGGTGCTCGCTCACGCGCGCGCGTTGCTCACGAGCGGGCCCGAGGGCGCGACGGACTACATCGACGCCGATCTCACGTCGCCGGCACAGATCCTGGAAGCGGCCGCCAAGACGCTCGACTTCGACCAGCCGATCGCGCTGTGCCTGGTGGCGATCCTGCACTTCGTCGAGGACGACGAGGCGTATCCCGTGGTGCGTGAACTGGTCGACGCGCTGCCGTCCGGGAGCCGGCTGGTGCTCAGCCATCTGACCGAGGACCTCAACCCGGCGAAGATCCGCGCGGTGCAGGAGACGTACACCAAGCGGGGATTCACCTTCGTGCTGCGGTCCAAGGACGAGGTCGCCCGCTTCTTCGAGCAGAGCGACCTCGTCGTGGACGAGCCGGGGGTTGTGCCGGCGCACCACTGGCGGTTCGGGGGTGGTGCGCCGGTGCCTGAGGCGGTGGAGCCGCACAGGTGGGCCGGGATGGATGACATCGAGAAGGTTCGGTATCGGGACATCAATGATGTGACGGACGCGGACATCAATGTGTATGCGGCGGTGGGGCGTAAGGCTTAG
- a CDS encoding bifunctional uroporphyrinogen-III C-methyltransferase/uroporphyrinogen-III synthase, which translates to MSPTTLPAGPDHGHVTFLGAGPGDPGLLTLRAVEALANADVLIAEHDVLDVVRTHARAGVALLDTDSSPPSALTAASSASSAATSADTFSGTGTPQLTVVDGTSTTVGAPAVRDAAHLVMEAARGGKRVVRAVSGDPGLDTYATEEMLACAAAGVPFEVVPGVATAVGVPAYAGVPLRDAQGADVRFVDARTASERCWAEVGASDGTVVVSATLETAAAAAGELVAAGRKPDTPLTVTVAGTTTRQRTWSATLGTIAQTLKQAKVLPSPEGGRPVIAVVGERSAAAQRDQLSWFENKPLFGWRVLVPRTKEQAASLSDQLRSYGAVPHEVPTIAVEPPRTPQQMERAVKGLVTGRYEWIAFTSVNAVKAVREKFEEYGLDARAFAGIKVAAVGEQTAKALIAFGVKPDLVPSGEQSAAGLLEDWPPYDPVFDPIDRVFLPRADIATETLVAGLIELGWEVDDVTAYRTVRASPPPAETREAIKGGGFDAVLFTSSSTVRNLVGIAGKPHNVTVIACIGPATAKTAEEHGLRVDVMAPEPSVHKLAEALADFGVRRRAAAVEAGDPVTRPSERRPGARRRRSTT; encoded by the coding sequence TTGAGCCCCACCACCCTTCCCGCCGGTCCGGACCACGGTCACGTCACCTTCCTCGGTGCCGGACCCGGGGATCCGGGACTACTGACATTGCGCGCCGTCGAGGCGCTGGCGAACGCGGACGTTCTCATCGCCGAGCACGACGTGCTCGACGTGGTGCGTACGCACGCCCGCGCCGGCGTCGCCCTACTGGACACCGATTCGAGCCCGCCGTCGGCACTGACTGCGGCGTCCTCTGCCTCTTCCGCGGCTACTTCAGCGGATACGTTCTCGGGCACAGGCACGCCTCAGCTGACGGTTGTTGACGGCACGTCAACAACCGTTGGTGCACCCGCTGTGCGGGATGCCGCACATCTTGTCATGGAGGCCGCGCGGGGCGGCAAGCGGGTCGTGCGTGCGGTCTCCGGGGACCCCGGGCTCGACACGTACGCCACCGAGGAGATGCTGGCGTGCGCCGCCGCGGGCGTGCCGTTCGAGGTGGTGCCCGGGGTGGCGACGGCCGTGGGCGTGCCCGCGTACGCCGGTGTGCCGCTGCGGGACGCGCAGGGCGCCGATGTGCGGTTCGTCGACGCGCGCACGGCCTCCGAGCGGTGCTGGGCGGAGGTCGGGGCGTCCGACGGGACGGTCGTCGTCTCGGCGACGCTGGAGACCGCGGCCGCGGCGGCGGGTGAGCTGGTCGCCGCCGGCCGTAAGCCCGATACGCCGCTGACCGTCACCGTCGCCGGTACGACGACCCGGCAGCGGACCTGGTCCGCGACGCTCGGCACGATCGCGCAGACCCTGAAGCAGGCCAAGGTGCTGCCCTCGCCCGAGGGCGGGCGGCCGGTGATAGCCGTGGTCGGTGAGCGTTCCGCCGCGGCCCAGCGCGACCAGCTGTCGTGGTTCGAGAACAAGCCCCTGTTCGGGTGGCGGGTCCTCGTACCGCGTACGAAGGAGCAGGCCGCCTCGCTCTCCGACCAACTGCGCTCGTACGGGGCCGTACCGCACGAGGTGCCGACGATCGCGGTCGAGCCGCCGCGGACGCCGCAGCAGATGGAGCGGGCGGTCAAGGGGCTCGTGACGGGCCGTTATGAGTGGATCGCCTTCACGTCGGTGAACGCGGTCAAGGCCGTGCGGGAGAAGTTCGAGGAGTACGGGCTCGATGCGCGCGCCTTCGCCGGGATCAAGGTCGCGGCGGTGGGGGAGCAGACCGCCAAGGCGCTCATCGCCTTCGGTGTGAAGCCGGATCTGGTGCCGAGTGGGGAGCAGTCCGCGGCTGGGTTGCTGGAGGACTGGCCGCCGTACGACCCCGTGTTCGATCCGATTGATCGTGTCTTTCTGCCGCGCGCCGACATCGCGACCGAGACGCTGGTCGCCGGGCTGATCGAGCTCGGGTGGGAGGTCGACGACGTCACGGCCTACCGGACCGTGCGTGCGTCGCCGCCGCCGGCCGAGACCCGGGAGGCGATCAAGGGGGGTGGGTTCGACGCCGTTCTCTTCACGTCGTCCTCCACCGTGCGGAATCTGGTGGGTATCGCCGGGAAGCCGCACAACGTGACGGTGATCGCCTGTATCGGGCCCGCTACGGCCAAGACGGCCGAGGAGCATGGGCTTCGGGTGGATGTGATGGCTCCTGAGCCGTCCGTGCACAAGTTGGCCGAGGCGTTGGCGGACTTCGGGGTGCGGCGGAGAGCGGCTGCGGTTGAGGCGGGGGATCCTGTCACTCGGCCCAGTGAGCGGCGGCCGGGGGCGCGGCGGCGGCGGTCTACGACCTGA
- a CDS encoding helix-turn-helix domain-containing protein, which yields MAETKPSGATRPHSRVPRSATRSGVTHVREFQPDRFTIIGNHLAQHPELSLTAIGLGTHILSLPQGASADIRTLAERFPEGRDRIAFALRELEAHGYVERVRERVDGGRVVTRTYVYNAPALTRAREEAADGRVPVAADAPAVPAVSVEPAAPVVPVPAVVEDASGLGEPVAPTPPPAETEPPASEHHDKAVAFLVGLRRSDDRFTLSQRDVRRLTPAVVAWFDNGASRTAVHHAMTADVPALLKSPARFLAYRLRELLPPPPPLALPPEGLGVPEAPPSDTWPLPMVDCEGGCNRAFRAPEPGAWCRDCRAARDRRTAEAAGPESPETVRVA from the coding sequence ATGGCTGAGACGAAGCCTAGCGGCGCCACGCGCCCGCATTCCCGTGTTCCGCGAAGCGCCACCCGTTCCGGGGTCACCCACGTCAGGGAGTTCCAGCCCGACAGGTTCACGATCATCGGCAATCACCTCGCCCAGCACCCCGAGTTGTCGCTGACCGCGATCGGGCTCGGCACCCACATTCTCTCGTTGCCCCAGGGAGCCTCCGCCGACATTCGTACGCTCGCCGAGCGGTTTCCCGAGGGCCGGGACCGGATCGCCTTCGCTCTGCGGGAGTTGGAGGCGCACGGCTACGTGGAACGGGTGCGCGAGCGGGTTGACGGTGGGCGTGTGGTCACGCGTACGTACGTGTACAACGCTCCCGCGCTCACGCGAGCCCGTGAGGAGGCGGCGGACGGGCGGGTTCCGGTAGCGGCGGATGCTCCCGCGGTCCCTGCCGTTTCCGTCGAGCCCGCCGCCCCGGTCGTTCCCGTCCCGGCGGTTGTGGAAGACGCCTCCGGGCTCGGGGAGCCGGTGGCGCCCACACCCCCGCCCGCCGAAACCGAGCCGCCCGCCAGTGAGCACCACGACAAGGCTGTCGCCTTCCTTGTGGGGCTGCGTCGTAGCGACGACCGGTTCACGCTTTCTCAGCGGGACGTGCGACGCCTCACTCCGGCTGTCGTCGCCTGGTTCGACAACGGCGCCAGCAGAACGGCGGTGCACCATGCCATGACGGCCGATGTACCCGCGCTCCTCAAGAGTCCGGCCCGATTCCTTGCCTACCGGCTGCGGGAACTGCTGCCACCGCCACCACCACTGGCGCTCCCGCCGGAGGGCCTTGGGGTTCCCGAGGCCCCGCCTTCGGATACCTGGCCGCTCCCCATGGTCGACTGCGAGGGCGGCTGCAATCGTGCCTTCCGGGCCCCGGAGCCGGGCGCCTGGTGCCGTGACTGCCGAGCCGCCCGAGACCGCCGTACCGCCGAGGCGGCGGGCCCTGAATCCCCTGAAACCGTCCGCGTGGCCTGA
- a CDS encoding calcium-binding protein, whose translation MRTFRTIAATATAALALGGALLAVPTAQAATTTSGAITRDGGLWYKATPGQNNQLTITDKVVDETEPGGSPEVYYVVTFDDRYDITFDANSAEWNRCEYPSADDHTIVQCVAPASLGSDDSPRYWVTVRDGNDTVKLSDDNNADAVVYGGPGNDTVTDSSLSAVLYGEDGNDRLHGGGGGWGMGPYGGKGHDTITACAWACYGGAGNDSLSGDAETNNMYGESGNDVIHGKQGRDSLNGGNGNDTLRGGRGADKLWGEDGNDTLWGDQDNDELWGNSGNDVLYGGAGTDKLSGGPGRNKVQQ comes from the coding sequence ATGCGTACGTTCAGGACCATCGCCGCCACGGCCACCGCCGCGCTCGCCCTGGGGGGCGCCCTGCTCGCGGTGCCCACCGCGCAGGCGGCCACCACGACTTCGGGTGCCATCACTCGCGACGGCGGCCTCTGGTACAAGGCCACGCCCGGACAGAACAACCAGCTGACGATCACCGACAAGGTCGTGGACGAGACGGAGCCCGGCGGTTCGCCCGAGGTGTACTACGTCGTCACCTTCGACGACCGGTACGACATCACGTTCGACGCCAACTCCGCCGAGTGGAACCGGTGCGAGTACCCCTCGGCCGACGACCACACGATCGTCCAGTGCGTCGCCCCGGCCTCCCTGGGCTCGGACGACAGCCCCCGCTACTGGGTCACCGTTCGTGACGGCAACGACACGGTGAAGCTCTCCGACGACAACAACGCGGACGCGGTGGTCTACGGCGGTCCCGGCAACGACACCGTCACCGACAGCAGCCTCTCGGCCGTCCTCTACGGCGAGGACGGCAACGACCGCCTCCATGGTGGCGGCGGTGGCTGGGGCATGGGCCCGTACGGCGGCAAGGGCCACGACACGATCACCGCGTGCGCCTGGGCCTGCTACGGCGGGGCCGGCAACGACAGCCTCTCCGGTGACGCCGAGACCAACAACATGTACGGCGAATCCGGCAACGATGTCATCCACGGCAAGCAGGGGCGCGACAGCCTCAACGGTGGCAACGGCAACGACACGCTGCGGGGTGGGCGGGGCGCCGACAAGCTGTGGGGTGAGGACGGCAACGACACGTTGTGGGGGGACCAGGACAACGATGAGCTGTGGGGCAACAGCGGGAACGATGTGCTGTACGGGGGTGCGGGGACGGACAAGCTTTCTGGGGGGCCTGGGCGTAACAAGGTTCAGCAGTAG
- a CDS encoding aminoglycoside phosphotransferase family protein, whose translation MLPSVDTNDELEEVVGDEALLRPAAQDLCGQLGLADARIVRFPEGSLPVYAVGDALVLKLYPGFEADEAVREARLLALLWGKLPIPTPRLHSADQYKNGWRYVLMSRLPGEDLNEAWPRIPRPDQERIIVEAAEGLAALHALDAAAVRPLTGPPNWDRFMAAQRAAAVEQQQSGGLSDLWLEQIPDFLRSVPLATRRRPVLLHTEFMREHLTVDGHDGWRLTGLFDFEPAMVGDPAYDFVSVGLFLTRADPTLLKLFYEAYGHPPFDPRELMAYTLLHVYSDLNWYLRSLPTPPSQTLDALAETWFGAGG comes from the coding sequence ATGCTGCCCAGCGTGGACACGAACGACGAGTTGGAAGAAGTCGTCGGTGACGAGGCGCTGCTGCGACCGGCTGCCCAGGATCTCTGCGGTCAGCTCGGCCTCGCGGACGCGCGAATCGTACGTTTCCCCGAGGGCTCGCTGCCGGTGTACGCCGTCGGCGACGCCCTCGTCCTCAAGCTCTATCCGGGTTTCGAAGCGGACGAAGCCGTCAGAGAAGCCCGCCTGTTGGCCCTCCTGTGGGGCAAACTGCCCATCCCGACACCCAGACTGCACTCGGCCGACCAGTACAAGAACGGCTGGCGCTATGTGCTGATGTCCCGCCTGCCCGGCGAGGACCTCAACGAGGCCTGGCCCCGGATCCCCCGGCCCGACCAGGAACGCATCATCGTCGAGGCCGCCGAAGGCCTCGCCGCCCTGCACGCCCTGGACGCCGCGGCGGTCCGCCCGCTCACCGGTCCGCCGAACTGGGACAGGTTCATGGCCGCGCAGCGCGCGGCGGCGGTGGAGCAACAGCAAAGCGGTGGTCTGTCGGACCTCTGGCTGGAACAGATCCCGGACTTCCTCCGCTCCGTCCCACTCGCCACCCGGCGCCGCCCGGTGCTCCTGCACACCGAGTTCATGCGCGAGCACCTCACCGTCGACGGCCACGACGGCTGGCGCCTCACCGGCCTCTTCGACTTCGAACCCGCCATGGTCGGCGACCCCGCCTACGACTTCGTCAGCGTCGGCCTCTTCCTGACCCGAGCCGACCCCACCCTGCTGAAACTCTTCTACGAGGCATACGGCCACCCCCCGTTCGACCCCCGCGAACTGATGGCCTACACCCTCCTCCACGTCTACAGCGACCTGAACTGGTACCTACGCAGCCTCCCGACCCCACCCAGCCAGACCTTGGACGCGTTGGCGGAGACATGGTTCGGCGCAGGCGGATGA
- a CDS encoding DUF4232 domain-containing protein produces MRTFRIARSTRVARPARLLAATGVALAALALTACDNGMGTRDEGSSGGSTSTSQNTGSSGTTTGGSTTTGGSTTTGGSTTDKASSKTSTGTGTGTNKNSTTGGTSGTSGTDDPFDPANRVTCNGSNTTVTAQPVSRPLNHMLITVKNTGSKVCDLYYNPSVRFGEAQSAPPVIEESQPQAVVTLAPGESGYAGVLLSSADGSGENGLTEKTVTIHFQGRESGSDGGAPASPALPAKGVYVDSSAAVTYWQSTVEDALKY; encoded by the coding sequence ATGCGCACGTTCCGCATCGCCCGCTCCACCCGAGTCGCCCGCCCGGCCCGTCTGCTCGCCGCGACGGGAGTCGCACTCGCCGCCCTGGCCCTCACGGCGTGCGACAACGGAATGGGCACCCGGGACGAGGGCTCGTCGGGCGGCTCCACCTCGACCTCGCAGAACACCGGCTCCTCGGGCACGACCACCGGCGGCTCCACGACGACCGGCGGCTCCACGACCACCGGCGGCTCCACGACCGACAAGGCCTCTTCAAAGACGAGCACGGGTACTGGCACCGGCACGAACAAGAACTCCACGACCGGCGGGACCAGCGGGACCAGCGGAACCGACGACCCCTTCGACCCCGCCAACCGCGTCACCTGCAACGGCTCCAACACCACCGTCACCGCGCAGCCGGTGTCCCGCCCGCTCAACCACATGCTGATCACCGTCAAGAACACCGGCTCGAAGGTCTGCGACCTCTACTACAACCCCTCGGTCCGGTTCGGCGAAGCCCAGTCCGCGCCGCCCGTGATCGAGGAGTCCCAGCCGCAGGCGGTGGTGACCCTCGCCCCCGGCGAGTCCGGCTACGCGGGCGTCCTCCTGTCGTCCGCCGACGGCAGCGGCGAGAACGGCTTGACGGAGAAAACGGTGACCATCCACTTCCAGGGCCGGGAGTCCGGCAGCGACGGCGGCGCCCCGGCGTCCCCCGCCCTTCCGGCCAAGGGCGTGTACGTCGACAGCTCCGCGGCCGTCACCTACTGGCAGTCGACCGTGGAAGACGCCCTCAAGTACTGA